A single Blastococcus colisei DNA region contains:
- a CDS encoding MBL fold metallo-hydrolase — protein sequence MPELSRTARLDVLVEGYVRMPHVAGTVSLVRDADRVVVVDPGMVADRDLIVGPLRELGVRPEDVTDVVVSHHHLDHTVNIALFPPVPVHDFQSVIEGDTFTRRAADGVQLTPSIRLLATPGHTPQDITTLVGTADDVVALTHLWWMAEGPEEDPYSTDREQLRQQRERVLDVATLVVPGHGAPFRPGSSTPR from the coding sequence ATGCCGGAACTCTCACGCACCGCCCGCCTGGACGTCCTGGTCGAGGGGTACGTGCGCATGCCGCACGTCGCGGGAACGGTGAGCCTCGTCCGCGACGCCGACCGGGTCGTCGTCGTCGATCCGGGCATGGTGGCCGACCGCGACCTCATCGTCGGCCCGCTGCGGGAACTCGGCGTCCGACCCGAGGACGTGACCGACGTCGTCGTCAGCCACCACCACCTCGACCACACCGTCAACATCGCGCTCTTCCCACCGGTCCCGGTGCACGACTTCCAGTCCGTCATCGAGGGCGACACCTTCACCCGCCGGGCCGCCGACGGCGTCCAGCTCACGCCGAGCATCCGGCTGCTGGCCACCCCGGGGCACACGCCGCAGGACATCACCACGCTCGTCGGTACCGCCGACGACGTCGTGGCTCTGACCCACCTGTGGTGGATGGCGGAAGGCCCGGAGGAAGACCCCTACTCGACCGACCGGGAACAGCTGCGACAGCAGCGGGAACGTGTCCTCGACGTCGCCACCCTGGTCGTCCCGGGGCACGGCGCGCCCTTCCGCCCGGGTTCATCGACCCCCCGCTGA